Sequence from the Terriglobales bacterium genome:
CCTCATCCTAAAGCCCGGTCTCACCGGACTTTGGCAAGTAACGGCGCGGAGAGATCCTTCGTTCGAGCGTAACCTCGAACTTGATCGGGAGTACATCGATAACTGGAGCCTGGGGCTGGATCTCAAGATTTTATTGATGACCATCCCGGCTGTGGTGCGTGGCGATGGCCAATAGCAAGCGGGCAGCGCGAGTTCAGGATCGCAAACGCTACCTGCGGCTTATCAAACATCGCAATTTCACGAACTCGGTGTTCGGAGTTGCCGATTACCTCGTGCTGCCCGCGTTGATGATCGTGGCAGCTCCGATCCTTGTCCATCGGCTCGGTCTGGAACAATTCGGACTCTGGATGTTGATCACTTCGATTATCAGCAGCGGGGGACTGATCGGCTCTGGGTTCGGCGATGCCGCCGTCCATTACATCAGCACATATCGCGGCCGCGGTGATAGTGCCGGCGTTGAACGCACTCTGCACAGTATGCTTTGGATCAATGCGGTACTCGGGGCCACTCTTGCAATCTTTCTTTGGATCGTAACGCCGATCGCAGTCGGTTCACTCTTCAAGATCTCCGGAAATTTGCATGTACCAGCCGAAACGGCATTGCACTTCGGAGCCATCGCGCTGTCATTGAAGTGCATTGAGAACGTTTTCAGCGGGTGCCTACGCGCGCTCGAGAAATACAGGCCGACTGCCAACATCAATATCGTGACCCGTACCGTTACAGTTGTATCCGCACTGGCGCTCTCATTGTCGGGATTCGGTGTGGTCGCGATCGTCGCAGCGGCAACATTCGCAAATGCGCTCGGCCTGACGCTTCATGCGTTGTGGGTTCGGCGAACTCTTGCACTGCGTACTATCTGCCCGCGATTGCATCGAGACTCGCTGGCTGAGGTCGCACGCTTTGGTTCCTTCTCATGGCTTCAGGCCCTGGCTGGAGTCGCATTCAACCATGCTGATCGCCTACTGATAGGTGCCTATCTCGGGGCGGGCGCAGTAGGAATCTACAGTATCTGTGCGCAGGCGGCGCAGGTGATCCATGGAGTGGTAGCGTCAGGATCGCACTTCATGTTTCCCCATTTGGCTGCTCACAACGGCTCGGGTGACGTAATCGGTGCGGAACGACGTTTTCGGATCGGGCTCGTATTCAACCTCCTCGCGGCCGTTGGCTTAGCCAGTATGTTTGTAATCTTCAGCCATCGCTTGCTGTCTCTGTGGATGGGACCTGAATTCGCGCTACAGGGAACCGTGGTCCTACGGGCCCTCGCCGTCGCCTACGGCATGCTGGCGATGAATGTCGTGAGTCACTACGCGTTGCTCGCAGTCGGCGAAGTCCGGTTCGTATCGTTGCTCAACGTAACCTCGGGAATCGCAGGTCTGGCCACCTCCGTCTTTCTGATTCCATCCCTGGGCATGATCGGCGCGGCCACTGGTCGCATGGTGCAGGGCTTGATCACTTGGGTGAATTTCTGGCGCGTTCATTCTTACTTTGTTGATCGGAAAGGGCCCATGCCGCAAGAGGAGATCCGGCAACTCGAAACCCGGATTGGCATGTCATGAGCGCGAGTACCCAAGCTTCCATTAACGACAAAGTGCCGGCAACGCTCACCGTCCTGTTCTTTCTTCTATTGAGTGGGCCGCCTCGCCTTCGCATTCGAGATGCCACTGCATCACTGGACGCCGTAATTGATCCGG
This genomic interval carries:
- a CDS encoding oligosaccharide flippase family protein, coding for MANSKRAARVQDRKRYLRLIKHRNFTNSVFGVADYLVLPALMIVAAPILVHRLGLEQFGLWMLITSIISSGGLIGSGFGDAAVHYISTYRGRGDSAGVERTLHSMLWINAVLGATLAIFLWIVTPIAVGSLFKISGNLHVPAETALHFGAIALSLKCIENVFSGCLRALEKYRPTANINIVTRTVTVVSALALSLSGFGVVAIVAAATFANALGLTLHALWVRRTLALRTICPRLHRDSLAEVARFGSFSWLQALAGVAFNHADRLLIGAYLGAGAVGIYSICAQAAQVIHGVVASGSHFMFPHLAAHNGSGDVIGAERRFRIGLVFNLLAAVGLASMFVIFSHRLLSLWMGPEFALQGTVVLRALAVAYGMLAMNVVSHYALLAVGEVRFVSLLNVTSGIAGLATSVFLIPSLGMIGAATGRMVQGLITWVNFWRVHSYFVDRKGPMPQEEIRQLETRIGMS